In a genomic window of Nostoc sp. UHCC 0870:
- a CDS encoding peptidase domain-containing ABC transporter produces MTSVSLELLRNTLGYPVSEVELQTYEEKFQYLEPTIGKFFPGSEVNSGLYIVLSGKVRLLDETGELISTLEIGGVFGHFTLFPDDNFIPYTARASKNLHLCLIPGEIVAHLTGKYPEINQYLKTQAQAVNSLLVKSNEEDQQKILPTPAPSITKSKLEKKINKAYFPTPTQRVRHLLQRVTRRFPFFAQQSSSDCGAACLVMVARYWGKQFSVNRLRDIANVDRNGASLRGLTVAAESLGLNTRPVKASFNQLAKQKLPAIVHWEGKHYIVVYEINSKHVIVADPAIGQRTLTHRQFQADWTGYALLLEPTALFKDAQEITTPFWQFFELVKPHYVVILEVFIASIFIQIFGLITPLFTQLILDSVVVQGSQLTLTAVGLGLMIFSLFRVAIIGLRQYLLDHTANRIDVALVVAFIRHVLQLRLNFFETRYVGDIISRLQENSKIKRFLSGEALSIVLDLITVVIYLGLMFWYSWRMALLSLIIVPPFFLLALIATPFLQRISREIFQAVAKESSYLIEALTGISTVKSTAVEQTVRWHWEELLQKSVKTSFSGQMIGNRLQIFSNTIEAVVSTALLWYGAYLVIEQQLTIGQLVAFNMLLGNIIRPFQRLTVLWNELQEVIIAAERINDVLDTELEEDLRIEIKQNLPIIQGNICFEYVTFRYHAESDINILENLSFTIKPGQMAALVGRSGSGKTTISKLVLGLYPPTEGRILIDGHDMNNISLHSLRQQVGVVDQDTFLFGNTIRENISLAHPQASLAEIIEAAKLAGADEFIEKLPMGYETQIGEGGGLLSGGQRQRIAIARALLGNPRLLILDEATSHLDTESERIIQQNLKTILQGRTSLVIAHRLSTIKNADLILVLDRGMLIESGNHEELMAKRGHYFYLNQQQFGGKE; encoded by the coding sequence ATGACCAGCGTTTCCTTAGAACTGCTGAGAAATACCCTTGGTTATCCTGTTTCAGAAGTAGAATTACAAACCTATGAAGAGAAATTTCAATATTTAGAACCGACAATAGGGAAATTTTTTCCAGGAAGTGAGGTTAATAGTGGTCTTTATATAGTTTTATCTGGCAAAGTTAGGTTATTAGATGAGACGGGAGAATTAATTAGTACCTTAGAAATTGGAGGAGTATTTGGGCATTTTACCTTGTTTCCTGATGACAACTTTATTCCTTACACAGCTAGGGCCAGTAAAAATCTCCACCTGTGTTTGATTCCAGGTGAAATTGTTGCTCATTTGACGGGGAAATATCCCGAAATCAATCAATATTTAAAAACTCAAGCCCAAGCTGTAAATTCTTTATTGGTCAAGTCTAATGAAGAAGACCAACAGAAAATATTACCGACACCAGCACCATCTATAACTAAGAGCAAACTAGAGAAAAAGATTAACAAGGCTTACTTTCCAACTCCTACCCAAAGAGTTCGTCATCTATTACAACGAGTAACTCGACGCTTTCCTTTTTTTGCCCAACAGAGTTCTTCTGACTGTGGCGCAGCTTGTCTGGTGATGGTGGCGCGTTATTGGGGTAAGCAATTTAGTGTGAACCGCTTGCGAGATATTGCTAATGTTGACCGGAATGGGGCATCTCTGCGCGGGTTAACAGTAGCTGCGGAAAGTTTAGGCTTGAATACTAGGCCTGTGAAAGCTAGTTTTAATCAATTGGCAAAGCAAAAACTACCTGCTATTGTCCATTGGGAAGGGAAGCACTATATCGTTGTCTATGAAATTAACAGTAAACACGTAATTGTTGCCGATCCTGCTATTGGTCAGCGCACTCTGACACATCGACAATTCCAAGCAGACTGGACTGGTTATGCACTGTTATTAGAACCTACAGCTTTATTTAAAGATGCTCAAGAAATTACCACACCATTCTGGCAATTTTTTGAGTTAGTCAAGCCCCATTATGTGGTGATTTTGGAAGTTTTTATTGCTTCCATTTTTATTCAGATATTTGGACTGATTACCCCGCTATTTACCCAGTTAATTTTAGATAGCGTAGTAGTACAAGGTTCACAACTCACCTTAACGGCAGTAGGGTTGGGTTTGATGATTTTTAGTCTCTTTCGTGTAGCCATAATTGGCTTAAGGCAATATCTTCTAGACCACACTGCTAATAGGATAGATGTTGCCTTAGTGGTAGCATTTATTCGGCACGTTTTGCAGCTACGGTTGAATTTTTTTGAAACCCGTTATGTAGGAGATATTATTTCTCGTTTACAAGAAAACAGTAAAATCAAAAGATTTCTTTCTGGGGAGGCATTATCAATTGTCCTCGATTTAATTACTGTTGTAATTTATCTAGGATTAATGTTTTGGTACAGTTGGCGCATGGCTTTGCTATCTTTGATAATTGTGCCGCCATTTTTCTTATTAGCGTTGATAGCTACACCATTTTTACAAAGGATTTCTAGAGAAATATTTCAGGCGGTAGCGAAAGAAAGCAGTTATTTAATTGAAGCACTGACTGGTATAAGTACAGTCAAATCGACAGCAGTGGAGCAAACTGTCCGTTGGCATTGGGAAGAGTTGTTACAAAAGTCAGTGAAAACCAGTTTTTCTGGACAAATGATTGGCAATCGATTGCAAATTTTTAGTAATACGATTGAAGCTGTTGTATCTACTGCCTTATTGTGGTATGGAGCATATTTAGTCATTGAACAGCAATTAACCATTGGGCAATTAGTAGCATTTAATATGTTGCTGGGTAATATTATTCGCCCTTTTCAAAGATTAACTGTGCTGTGGAATGAGTTACAGGAAGTGATTATTGCTGCTGAACGCATTAATGATGTGTTAGATACAGAGTTAGAAGAGGATTTAAGAATAGAAATAAAGCAAAATTTACCGATAATTCAAGGGAATATTTGCTTTGAATATGTCACATTTCGTTATCATGCAGAAAGTGATATAAATATTTTAGAAAATCTGAGTTTCACAATTAAACCGGGACAGATGGCTGCTTTGGTAGGGCGTAGTGGTTCTGGAAAAACGACAATTTCTAAGTTAGTTTTAGGTTTATATCCACCTACAGAGGGCAGAATTTTAATTGATGGTCATGATATGAATAATATCTCTTTACATTCCCTACGTCAGCAGGTGGGAGTAGTTGATCAAGATACTTTTTTGTTTGGAAATACAATCAGAGAAAATATTAGTTTGGCACATCCTCAAGCAAGTTTAGCTGAGATTATAGAGGCCGCTAAGTTAGCTGGTGCAGATGAGTTTATTGAAAAGTTACCTATGGGTTATGAAACTCAAATTGGTGAAGGTGGTGGGTTGTTATCTGGTGGGCAAAGGCAAAGAATTGCGATCGCACGGGCTTTGTTAGGTAATCCTCGACTGTTGATTTTAGATGAAGCTACTTCCCATCTTGATACTGAGTCAGAGAGAATTATCCAACAGAATTTGAAAACTATTCTTCAAGGAAGAACTTCTTTAGTAATTGCCCATCGTCTGTCTACTATCAAAAATGCAGATTTGATTTTGGTTTTAGATAGAGGTATGTTGATTGAAAGTGGTAATCATGAGGAGTTGATGGCGAAGCGTGGACATTATTTCTACCTCAATCAGCAGCAGTTTGGAGGTAAGGAGTAA
- a CDS encoding helix-turn-helix domain-containing protein, with translation MSGKFLTPFQRKLLLKNLEEDLPELYRQRIQIMLLADEGKSQTEICRTLGCCAATARHWIHIARSGMAHQWETSRIGRPKAVNEEYLERLKELVNADPRDYGYGFRRWTANWLNKHLTQEFGVKVSDCHIKRLLKQMGLSTKPKTRNLPDNTIPNAQSSQIFITDISSENLLDIGEILPIHFIKFETK, from the coding sequence ATGTCTGGTAAATTTTTAACTCCATTTCAACGCAAGCTATTGTTAAAAAATCTGGAAGAAGATTTACCTGAGTTATATCGCCAGCGTATCCAAATTATGTTGCTGGCTGATGAAGGAAAATCACAAACAGAAATTTGTCGTACATTAGGATGCTGTGCAGCTACAGCAAGACATTGGATACATATTGCCCGTAGTGGTATGGCACACCAATGGGAAACTTCACGAATTGGTCGTCCTAAAGCGGTTAATGAAGAATACTTAGAACGTTTAAAAGAGCTAGTAAATGCTGATCCTCGTGATTATGGTTATGGTTTTCGACGCTGGACAGCGAACTGGTTAAACAAACATTTAACCCAAGAGTTTGGAGTAAAAGTCAGTGATTGTCATATCAAACGCTTACTCAAACAAATGGGATTATCAACCAAACCAAAAACCAGAAATTTACCAGATAATACAATACCAAACGCTCAAAGTTCACAAATTTTTATTACAGATATTTCCTCTGAAAATCTTCTAGATATCGGTGAAATATTACCAATTCACTTCATAAAATTCGAGACTAAGTAG
- a CDS encoding lipid kinase yields the protein MSYYRALLLVNRHARQGQKSLLEAINCLQTFGLELIEESTENPKHLAHIIHKYKNHVDLVIVGGGDGTLNAVVDALVETQLPLGILPLGTANDLAKTLGISNSLPEACQTIASGELRRIDLGWVNGKHFFNVASLGLSVKITQKLTKELKRRWGILAYAATALQVIWESRPFSAEIRVQDRCFRVKTVQIAVGNGRYYGGGMAIVHDAKIDDQRLDLYSLEIKHWWQMIPLLPAMRNGRHIHRQNVRALYGQEMEVYTRKPRPINTDGEITTYTPAKFRVIPKAVAVFVPPV from the coding sequence ATGAGCTATTACCGCGCATTGCTATTAGTAAATCGTCATGCCCGCCAGGGACAAAAAAGTCTCTTGGAAGCAATTAATTGCCTGCAAACATTTGGCTTGGAATTAATTGAAGAATCTACAGAAAATCCCAAACATTTGGCTCATATTATACACAAATATAAAAATCATGTAGATTTAGTCATTGTTGGTGGTGGTGATGGTACTCTTAATGCCGTAGTAGATGCTTTAGTAGAGACTCAGTTACCTTTAGGAATATTACCTTTAGGAACTGCCAATGATTTAGCGAAAACTTTAGGGATTTCTAACTCTCTACCAGAAGCTTGTCAAACAATTGCCTCTGGGGAATTACGGCGGATTGATTTAGGATGGGTCAATGGTAAACACTTTTTTAATGTTGCCAGTTTAGGATTGAGTGTAAAAATTACCCAAAAACTGACCAAAGAATTGAAACGACGCTGGGGAATTTTGGCGTATGCAGCTACAGCATTACAGGTAATTTGGGAATCTCGACCCTTTAGCGCAGAAATTAGGGTGCAAGATAGATGCTTTCGAGTAAAAACGGTGCAAATTGCTGTGGGTAATGGTCGTTATTACGGTGGTGGTATGGCTATAGTTCACGATGCCAAAATTGACGACCAAAGATTAGACCTTTATAGTTTAGAAATTAAACATTGGTGGCAAATGATTCCGTTGCTACCTGCGATGCGAAATGGGAGACATATTCATCGGCAAAATGTCCGCGCCTTGTATGGACAAGAAATGGAAGTTTATACTCGCAAACCCCGGCCGATTAACACTGATGGAGAAATTACTACATACACTCCTGCTAAGTTCCGTGTTATTCCTAAAGCTGTAGCTGTTTTCGTACCGCCAGTTTAG